In Phaseolus vulgaris cultivar G19833 chromosome 3, P. vulgaris v2.0, whole genome shotgun sequence, the sequence CCCAAAGCTTTTTCTTTTTGGCACTGAAAGTTTGTTGCATGAGCCTACTGTTTTTGGCccaatactttttatttttatacttatgtAAAAAGACTTTTaacaattaattgaaaatacatCAGCAGTTTTCTTTACTCTTTTCCCTTTCATATTTTCTCCATCTTCTTCGTTTCTCACCACAGAGCTGTTCTTGAGGGTTccattttattttgttcttgttATACGGTTTCTTCTCACGTACACTCTTGCTCGTTTTTCTCTTCATTGCAATTCTTGTGTATTTTTGTACAATCTTATGCAATCTTAAGGATTACGGTTTATTGTGTTACTTACGGATTAAGCATTACGTGATGCATTTTTTCTCTTCCAAATTACTTGTTCTGTAAGTGAATATGGGAACTCGATTTCTAGAAACCTTTAAATCCCATAACCACCCCAAACTCTTAAACACAATCCATTTTTTACTTCCAACCACCGACAAAGTCTTCCAAAACACACCACCACCTCCACCGTATCTTTGTTAACGTCAACGTACCCTGCACCAACGCGAAGAATCGCAATAGCAAAACAACCATTGCCATGGAAGACATTAATGTTGccttttgaaataaaattggaAAGGCTAATTTCGGTATTTGAAATCTgtaggggtgcaagaagaaacaccCATATTATGACCAAgccaatttcttcctgcacctccatacttCCTTTCTAGACCTAAAAAGtcaaatttattctttataaacttaaaaaattaaatgtaagtTCCTGTACCTATCATCTTCTTCGTTCTTGTGATGGGTGGAATGACGCGACGTTGTAGGATGGGATCCAGTCGGATTCCAACCGACTAATTGagatgaatttttaaaaaaaaactctcaaaCTTTTGAATTTAATCTTAGAATACATTCAGGgatttgcataaaaaaatggATTTCGAAAACCAACTTTGAATTCTGGAGTTTGAAAAGTATTTTAaggatttaaaaatatatttcgaaTTCAAATTGAATTCTAGAATTTGGAATACAAAGActtggaaataaataaaaaacctgCACCTTTTTCCGAAGGACAGTTttggaattaaaataattatggaGGCGCATAAAGAAattatggaggtgtaggaagaaattgCCTAAAGCCTcaacaaaatcattaaaatgGATCCTAAGATATTACTACAAGCAATCCTCAAAAGGCtcattctccctgcacccaatGCTTTGTGACTGGCACCCAATCAGATTTGTGAAAAGACCATATTAcccttaatgaaattaaaaacactTAAATTATGATCTGCACCCAATGCCTGCACCCAACAATagggttcttcttcttcttcttcttcttcaccgtGAAGCAGCAGCAGCCACCGTGAAGCAGCAGCAGCCACCGTGAAGTTGCAGGGAGACACCGTGAGCCACCGTGAGCAGAGTTGGTTTGCTTCGTCGTGAGTGCTTCATCGTCAAAGAAGTTGAGGTACCGTTCATGGATTTTTCTTCGTAGAGTAGTACATTCCGGATAATTTTATCCGCAGATCACCATTTGCTTCCGGATAATTTTATCCGTAGACCACCATTTGGTTCCGGATAAATTTATCCGCAGAAGAATATTGGCATCCGGATTTTTTCATCCGGACTTGAATAATGGCttacggatatttttatccgtagtgCAAGAATTGGTTCCAGATTTTTTTGTTCGTAATTCAAAAGTgggttccggatatttttatccgtaagctACGTTTGACttgcggatatttttatccggaTTGTTGTTATTGGTCTGCGGGTATTAATATCCGTATTAGTGTGAAATTTTTCACAAGTGTTTTAAACTATATGtgttataattttgttatatatgtTGGATTGAATGTTACTTTTATGAAATGTAAGATGGTGCGGACTAGAGGTGGAGGAAGTTCTAATTTGGATCGTGTGCGTCCAACTACATCGATTAGAAGAAAACGGGGTGGGTCTAGTACTTCAATTCCAAATGAAGAGTTTGAAGATTATATTGAACAAGAAGAAGTTGAAGTTGATGATGAAGGCTATCCAGGAGGACCATTGGATAAGTCCTTACTTGTTAATTATGAACATCACGTAGCCAAACAGTTGTGGGATGGTTTGGtaagtaatgaaaaataaatttttgtatttgttatgTATTCCTGATTATTGATGATATATGTTGATTATTGTAGGATCGTGGTGAGTTGAAGGTCGTTTCACATGGGAGGAAGATAAATAAGTTAGGAGCACCTCATGAGCGCATAGAAGCTGCTGTAGAATTGTCTGGCTTAGGTGGTCTGCTTCATGCTAGTTATGAGAGTCTAGACCGAGGACTGCTGTGTGCTTTTGTAGAGAGGTGGCATGCAGAGACAAACAGTTTTCATTTACCGGTTGGGGAGATGACCATCACTCTTGATGATGTGTCAAATTTGTTACATTTACCCATTGTCGGTCAGTTTTACACACAGGAAACCTTAGATTCTGATTCGGCGACTGATTTATTGGTAGAAGCCCTCCGTGTTGACCATGCACTTGCATTTGAAGAAACAAGACACTGTCGGGGAGCTCATGTGCGCCTTAGCTGGTTAAGAGAAGTGTATCAAGATGCATGCTCAAGGAGGCAGTGGACTGTGGCTGCCAGAGCATACTTACTTCACCTTGTCGGTTGCACTATTTTTGCGGACAAGAGTGCTACATCAGTAAGTGTGTTTTATCTTGGATTTTTTGTTGATTTGAGGCTTACCGGGGGATATTCTTGGGCAGCAGCTGCCCTAACTCACATGTATGAACAGCTAGGAGATTGTAGTTATGCAAATACAAAGCAACTAGCTGGTTATGCAACATTGTTGCAGGGGTGGATTTATGAGCATTTCCCGTCTATAGGGATGAGACGTATGCAAGCATTGTATTCTGAAGATCAACCTCGGTGCAGGCTGTATGATGCTGGAAAAGGTACTTCAATTGTTGTTGTACGATCACAGTTGGATACATTGACACCAGCTTCCATTCGGTTTTGTCCATACAACGAGCACAGGGAAGAACGTCCATTCGAGTGGATTTCCTTATTCTGTGGTTATTTGAGGCTTGGAAATTGGACACAGCTGCACATGCCAGAACGTGTTCTGCGTCAGTATGGCTATACACAGATCATCCCTCGCAACCCATCTGTAATTGGACATGGTCATCCGGATACAAATGAAATGGACCGTCGATGGTTACATTTCAATGATTATGTCATACATGACTATGCCATAGCACGTCATCCTGACGCTTGCGTTCAAGAGTACATGGGTTGGTTTAGATCTGTATCACATCCATATGTGATTAATACATATGAGGATGACCGTCCTGTACCGGTACCCTCAGATGCACGTCATCACGAAGCAGTGCCAAGTCATCATGAGGAGTCACATCCTGCTCTGGTATGCTTCTAACCTTGTTAAGATATTAAtttctattgtttttttctAATAGTATGTCATTCATGCTTGTAGGGTATTTGTCGTAGAATTACAGAGACATTGCAGCCATTACTTGATCATGGCGATGTCGTGGAGGGCAGCCCTGTTTGGGAAGGCATACAAGCAGCCATTACGTTAGCACGAGGAGCGACTGATGAAAGAGCTGTTTATGTCAGGAGACATGCACGTAGGAATGATTGATTAGGATTTCTCAATATGTCAGATGTATTACGATTtctttttatgtaatattttgatCCATGACAATGTATCTGAACCTTAATTATATGTTTCAATATGATCCTTATCGGTTCTTGCTTCAcgttacttttattttatatgtttcaaTATGATCCTTATATGTTTCAATATGATCATTAGTACAGAAATCACTGGCTTACGCATATATTTATCCGTAGGCAAAAGTATGACTtatggatatttttatccgtaggcaTAATTGTGACttccggatttttttatccgtaGGCATAACTGTGACttccggatttttttatccgtaGGCATAACAGTGACttccggatttttttatccgtaGGCAAAAGTGTGACTTACGGATATGTTTATCCGTAGGCATAGCAGACTCTTCCGGTTATTTTTATCCATAGGCAAAAGTGTGACttacggatatttttatccgtagacatatatttttatccgtatTCACAAACTTCAGTGAATATTGTAGGACAACTGCAAATGTACTAAACATCCATAAATCTAAATTATGCTATTACAAATGTTATAATTACAAATATCGTCTAATGGACATTAGTTGGGTATAAACTTGTATCCGGCTAGTGTAGTATGTTGACCAAGTTTGGGCCGCCGGATAACGATGTGATGCCTACACAATATATCCGTAGGTGGAATTGGACAACCATCTTTGAGCTTGACCTATAAAGGTAATAAATATAAGGTACACAAATCTTGATTTAGCACATCAATCTTGATTGGTTTAGTTTATACCTGGACAAAATGATTTCCGTGGACATGTCCAATTGCAATGATTCGGTGTTGACGGAAGTTACTTGGTGCTTGGGTTCTTAAAGGAAAAATACTCAATGATTGTAACATGGACAAAGAAACAAGAATGACATTATACCGATTTGCAATAACATATCCCATGTCTGGAATTGTCATCCACTTATCTGTTCCTGCCTGCAAGTACAATTGACAAACAAAGTTAAATAAAGAAATGCAATGTAAAAATGAAATGGTTTTAGTGGTTGGTACCATAGACATGTGTTCCACTAGAAGTGAGTTCTTCAAGTATTCATATCTATCATCACCACCAAAGAGTTGAACATATTCTTGTCTCCATTCACTTAgttcttttaacaaattcatTCGAACAACAGCCCATGACTCCTCTCCCATTCCCAATTGGGCAGCAACAGCACGGTAGCCACAATGGCCATCAGCCCTAACGTCAACAACATCAACAATATATGGATGATACCCTACAGGGAACTGATCAAGGAAAGGAATACATTTTGCTGGTACAATTTCTGGTAAGCTTTCTTCATTAGATTTTTTGCTTGCACAACTATCATGTTGTGAGTGTAAGAAATCCACATGTTCAAAATAAAAAGGGATTCGCTTAGTTGATCTCATGAATTTGGTAGGACGAGACATCTTTACAGCACCTTTTGTTTTCACCTTATGATCTGGTGCATAAATAGATGTTTTCTCTGGAAAGGCAATATCCTGCAATTTACTCTTGATGTTAACCTTACCTGCAACATCCAACTCTTTAAACCGCTTCGCGATGACCTCAAACTCTTTATCAATTGACAACTCAGATGAAGATTGTTCAGTAGCAATGTCTTCAAAACTTAAACGAGTCCACATCACATGTACTGATTTAAGTGGTATGCTACCAACACCAAATGAAGCCAATTGACACGCACAAGGAAGACCATGAGTACATGTAAGACTACATCCACACCTACTTTTATCAAACCCCACTGATTTAACCCTATCAAGTTCTTCTGAAATAAGGTTCAAAGCATATTTAGACACAAAACCTAACAATTTTTTGTAAGCTGTAACCTTGAACCGATGTCCAACCACATGCAAACTCTTTTGGAATGAATCTTTGATTGCATTATGTTGTAAAATAATCATCTTATTGATGGAATCCCACAGAAACATAAATCCCCCATCGAATTCTGAAGAACTCTCTTTAGGCTCCAGTGTGCCGCCTCAACTCTGTTACTTGTTGTGTTTCCTAAGTGCATCACCTTATCTATCCATGCCttgacaaatttttctttatatgGACGTAACCATGTATCCATCACATAATCAACAAATATAGGCCATGGAGAACAGACAACTCGAAGAGCATTGACACGATCTTCAAAGGCCTCAACAATATCACAATCCACAACAGATCCCCACACTTCCATTACTTGATCCCATGCCTCTCTTGGATGCaccaacattttacattttgctttcacatttttatcaatgtgaaaCCGACATAGCAAATTATAAGCTTCAGGAAACACCATTCTAATTGCATTCATTAAGGCAACATCTCTATCACATACCACCACCCTAGGGCATGAATCAACTCTTAAAAACAACCCTTTAAGTCTGTCAAGGgcccaaaaaaaattattttccttttttgctGCTAGTAAACAAAATGCAACGGAGAAAGTCAAACCTGTAGACGTAATCCCAACAACCTCAAGTAACGGCATCCTATACTTGTTCGTCTTGTACGTACTATCCATTAATATGACAATGTTAAATGAGTTCACCAATTTTACTGAATCTGGGTGTGTCCAAAATATATCTTGCACAATATTAGAGACCTCATCGCACCTACACCAATGCACGTACCTGTCTCGCTCTAGTAACAACATCAGTTGTTGCATTTCTGTTCTGTGACCTCGTTGTGATCTTCGGTGAACAGTGATTGCATTATAAACCTGCTTAATCGTTGTCAcattcttctcatttctctctttcatggttagtaaaatatttcttgGCTTCACCGCAGTTTTACTTATATCCTCAACCATAACCTTTTCCTCTATACTTAACCTTCCAGCATAGGGATGACCCACCATTGTCTCTGCCAAGTCATGATTGTGAGAACCACAAATTAATTCAACCTTCCACCCTTGACCACCTTTGACTGGTTTGCCTCGCAATCTGAAAGGACACTCACACTTCCTACTTCCAGTTTGACTGACATCTACTTCTTTTTTATACCGTCTGTATTTACCTCCTCTCTCACAACCTAACAATACATAGGTCATCCTTCCTCGTTGACCCGTCCATGTATCTGACCTTAATATAACAATGACAAACCCATAACTATAGCCAACACTTCTCGCCCAATCTAACAGCTCATCTCGATCACGAAATACCTACAATAACattcttaaaaatttaaaagaacatCTTGATCATCAtgccaaatttaaaaataattcatataaaaaacaTTCACAACCCAACATTGACCACACCTCATTTGTAGAAAATGCCTCACTACATTCATGTGCCCTGTGTTCATTATCTAATGCGTTATAACTTGTTGACTGCTCCAGATCAACATCATCTAATCCATCCCACACATCAATCTCCCCTAAAACTCCCATGTATGACTCTGTTGTATCCATTCGGTTGCTGAAAAAAATGAACACTTCACTTCCGGATAAATTAATCCATAACCAAAAAAATATCAACAGTTAACTTCCGGATATATATATCCGTAAGGCAATATTATGAACTACGGATATTTTCATCCGTAAGGCAAATACTAGTCCCGGATATTTTCATCCGTAAGGCAATATTATGAACTACGAATATTTGCATCCGTAAGGCAAATACTAGTTCCGGATATTTTCATCAGCAAGGCAAATATGAACTACGGATATCAGCGTCCGTAGGCAAATCCTAGTTCTGGATATTATTATCCGTATACAAAATTTTGACTtccggatattaatatccgtagGCAGAAAATTTGAATTCCGGATTCCGATATCCGGGACCAGCTGAGCTCGAGAAAATAACCAAAGACGAACGAAAATGGATTACTTACCTCATTAACTTGCCAAACGAAGCTTACACTCAACTTAGCAACAATGAACGAAGCACAACCTTCTCTTTTGCAGCTCAAACCAAAGCTTCACACATTCATGAACTTCTTCTTCCTCACCATTCAATGTTTTCATAAATGAAGAAGACAAGAgcatttttggattttaaaaaatgtgtcGGGTGCCAATCACAATTGATCgagtgcaggaagcaattgcctccTCAAAATTCAATAAACCCCATTTTCCCcttattgtttatataaatgGGAAGGCGCACAAGGATGAAATTGAAAAAACTGTTAAGAAATGCACgttacaaatttaaaaagagttttaaaataaatattttttaaagaattacAGATTGATATTCCAGGTAATGTAAGACAATGAAATACATTaagtgaaaaaaagaaaacaaatatattgTTCATATAGGTTTAgaactaaataaatatatttgtaaatgTAATAATACTAGCAGCATATTTGGTTTTATTTATACTTCTCGTTTTgtaaataaagtaattttttatgtttaagcatgttttatcttttaaattgattttttttcttattttgaaagatatcaattttttcttaaaagaataAGATGCATCTCTCAGTGTTACATTCATTATTGTTCTGAATAATGGCTTCCAGATATGTAACATCgcatttaactaaaataaatacattattgactaaaatatttgtttagtCTCTTAAATCTGAACTAAATTCTATTatagttatataattttaaaaataaatattttaatccgtttaaaaatatatttagacctctaatataaaaattattcatttagTCTTCTAATTTTAAGAGTAATTAGTCTTCATAAAGATTATAAAGTGTTTTTTAGTCttcataatttaaattaatttatgttgatTTTCAGatttgacatgattcaaaataTTCCACATAACTAAAAAAAGGATATTTCTTTCAAGGTTGGCAATACaaattataaatgtttaaaTTAGTAACTAGTATTTTAAAACATGCAGGGTGAGTATTTTAAACAGGTTTAAACAAATTCTTCCCAGTGGAATTCAATTTCACAGTTTTCAAAATATCCATAATTTCTGTTAATATTATccatttctttttcaaaaaacaaaatgACATAATACAGGACtggtttaataatatttgaagtctacaaaaatgtaaaaataaagattatataaacaaaaaagaaaaataatatgaaaaaaaaatctgaccGACATTTTGGTGGGTGCAGAAGTGAAAGTGGAAGAGAGTAGCGGAAAAAACATGAGTAATTGCACATTGGTCAAATATTGTCTTCATGCGCCACTTGTATAATCTCCAAATACAACCATCGCATCTTTACCGTCGGATCGGTCACTCACATCACATCTTGGCCCTTAATTCATTGTCACCAACCCTTGTCACGTTTTTTTTTTCCACCCCCAACAAACACTGATGTTGGGACCACCACCAAATATGATCTAATTATACTTTTGATATTCTTTTTGGAAGGCCTTTGATTTTggtttcaagttttttttttctagtttttttctattttataaacaaGATAGATATGgtctatttttcatttttatttaaaatcttcCACTTCTCATCTTTGTTTAAATTTCCTCAATATTGcaatcaatttaaatataaaatcatttgtaagtattagaaataaaatgtttgggaaaaactattataaaaatGGAAACTTTTGTAATTTGGGAAAGAACATTTATTTGAATCAATTTCCAGAAAATGAATGTTtagaataatttaataattttaatgtataaaaaaattaatgataagGTTGGAATCATAAGAagtcttaatttatttttttagtttcattgtaaagttttagaaaatatttgtatttttattctaagtcatgaccactaataggtttatgatttttttttcttatataatatttaatttcttcATTTCTAGAACACTTAAATTTCTAAGAGATGAAATTGtgtgttttaatatttttgaactgatacaaaatatttaaaaatttagcaaaatattaaatttaaaattaaaagtacaTGTACTTTATATAAAGAAAGACTTTGTAAGAATTGATGACTTAAATAagaggagggtgaattgtttagtGAAAAGACTTGATTTATAATGAATCTTTATCAAATAATCAAGATAAGCAATTAAGAAAAGCAATCAAACAAAAActattatcaaaattttaatcggttaaaacttCGTTTAagtcggttgtttataccagtagcATAAATGAATTAACACAAACAGTTATAGAGAGTTTGAGAGAATGAGAGATTTACAgaaaggtttatactggttcactcacacAGAGTTACATTTAGTTCTCAGAAAATCtctgagttccactagtaatcacaaCCAGATTacaagaggtgactttgaatcccacaaagcctactcaccctctttgcaacactTCACACCTCAAGACATAACAATCCTCTGTCATTACAGGATTTTCAAACACACACATCAGTTAAAAGAAGTACTATTACAAAcaaggatagaaaacacctggatttGCACAATATAGAAAACTCCTATGATTAGAACTTGTTACCACAACAAAGTGTGAACAACAAT encodes:
- the LOC137839397 gene encoding uncharacterized protein; the encoded protein is MKERNEKNVTTIKQVYNAITVHRRSQRGHRTEMQQLMLLLERDSTYKTNKYRMPLLEVVGITSTGLTFSVAFCLLAAKKENNFFWALDRLKGLFLRVDSCPRVVVCDRDVALMNAIRMVFPEAYNLLCRFHIDKNVKAKCKMLVHPREAWDQVMEVWGSVVDCDIVEAFEDRVNALRVVCSPWPIFVDYVMDTWLRPYKEKFVKAWIDKVMHLGNTTSNRVEAAHWSLKRVLQNSMGDLCFCGIPSIR
- the LOC137839396 gene encoding uncharacterized protein, with translation MIILQHNAIKDSFQKSLHVVGHRFKVTAYKKLLGFVSKYALNLISEELDRVKSVGFDKSRCGCSLTCTHGLPCACQLASFGVGSIPLKSVHVMWTRLSFEDIATEQSSSELSIDKEFEVIAKRFKELDVAGKVNIKSKLQDIAFPEKTSIYAPDHKVKTKGAVKMSRPTKFMRSTKRIPFYFEHVDFLHSQHDSCASKKSNEESLPEIVPAKCIPFLDQFPVGYHPYIVDVVDVRADGHCGYRAVAAQLGMGEESWAVVRMNLLKELSEWRQEYVQLFGGDDRYEYLKNSLLVEHMSMAGTDKWMTIPDMGYVIANRYNVILVSLSMLQSLSIFPLRTQAPSNFRQHRIIAIGHVHGNHFVQVKLKDGCPIPPTDILCRHHIVIRRPKLGQHTTLAGYKFIPN
- the LOC137806909 gene encoding protein MAIN-LIKE 1-like; the encoded protein is MTITLDDVSNLLHLPIVGQFYTQETLDSDSATDLLVEALRVDHALAFEETRHCRGAHVRLSWLREVYQDACSRRQWTVAARAYLLHLVGCTIFADKSATSVSVFYLGFFVDLRLTGGYSWAAAALTHMYEQLGDCSYANTKQLAGYATLLQGWIYEHFPSIGMRRMQALYSEDQPRCRLYDAGKGTSIVVVRSQLDTLTPASIRFCPYNEHREERPFEWISLFCGYLRLGNWTQLHMPERVLRQYGYTQIIPRNPSVIGHGHPDTNEMDRRWLHFNDYVIHDYAIARHPDACVQEYMGWFRSVSHPYVINTYEDDRPVPVPSDARHHEAVPSHHEESHPALGICRRITETLQPLLDHGDVVEGSPVWEGIQAAITLARGATDERAVYVRRHARRND